The following coding sequences are from one Tachysurus vachellii isolate PV-2020 chromosome 7, HZAU_Pvac_v1, whole genome shotgun sequence window:
- the plin2 gene encoding perilipin-2, with product MPPVEIMNENVVTRVAKLPLVSSTYGMVSSLYSSTKDNHPTIKSVCEAAEMGVKMITSAALTSASPIIGKLEPQICLANDLACKSLDKIEKTLPILQQPSGQLVSSAKDQVTETVNGAKETMSNVMVRTRGVVQESVEKTKMVVTGGVHTMMESKVAKLVSSGVYNALSTSEILVDRYLPAPEDSQEQKINMTTGFVDQTDEPSYYVRLGSISTKLRQRVYQKAISKVHDAKKNSQESISKLNHTMDLIEYTRKNIDGANQKVTEKLSVLMGWKSTSRSDCDTENKAELIESRTLAIARNMTQQLQTTCLTLVSNLQGLPQNIQAQTLSIGHMAMDVYTRFNSAAALSDLSDTVLINTRVQLKRMRDSIDNVMDYLVNNTPLNWLVGPFYPHTEPSSKPRSQSSEESSVHPEVEMQLID from the exons ATGCCCCCTGTGGAAATAATGAATGAG AATGTGGTTACTCGAGTAGCCAAGCTCCCACTGGTGAGCTCCACCTATGGCATGGTGTCAAGCTTGTACAGTAGCACCAAAGACAACCATCCAACCATCAAGTCTGTGTGCGAGGCAGCAGAAATGGGTGTAAAAATGATCACTTCAGCTGCCCTCACCAGTGCCTCACCAATTATCGGCAAGCTGGAACCTCAAA tctGTCTGGCTAACGATCTTGCCTGTAAGAGTCTGGATAAAATTGAGAAGACTCTGCCAATCCTTCAACAGCCTTCTGGACag CTTGTAAGCAGTGCTAAAGATCAGGTCACCGAAACCGTGAATGGGGCCAAGGAGACCATGTCTAATGTGATGGTCCGCACCAGAGGAGTAGTGCAGGAGAGTGTGGAGAAGACAAAGATGGTTGTCACTGGTGGTGTCCACACAATGATGGAGAGCAAAGTGGCAAAGCTAGTGAGCAGCGGTGTGTACAATGCTCTGAGCACTTCTGAGATCCTGGTAGACCGTTATCTGCCTGCACCTGAGGACAGCCAAG AACAAAAGATTAATATGACCACAGGTTTTGTGGATCAGACCGATGAACCCAGCTACTACGTGCGACTGGGCTCAATCTCTACCAAGCTGCGACAGAGGGTCTACCAGAAAGCTATCAGCAAGGTTCATGATGCCAAGAAGAACAGCCAAGAGTCCATTTCTAAGTTAAACCACACCATGGATCTG ATTGAATACACAAGAAAGAACATTGATGGCGCCAACCAGAAGGTCACTGAAAAACTGAGCGTGTTAATGGGCTGGAAGTCTACATCTCGGAGTGACTGTGACACAGAAAACAAGGCAGAG CTAATTGAGTCTCGGACCTTGGCCATTGCTCGCAACATGACGCAGCAGCTACAGACGACTTGTTTGACCCTCGTGTCCAACCTCCAGGGCCTGCCACAAAACATCCAAGCGCAAACACTGTCCATTGGCCACATGGCCATGGATGTCTACACCAGGTTCAACAGTGCTGCAGCTCTAAGCGACCTTTCCGACACAGTGCTCATAAACACTCGTGTTCAGCTGAAACGAATGAGAGATTCTATTGACAATGTGATGGATTATTTGGTTAACAACACACCACTCAACTGGCTGGTTGGCCCTTTTTATCCTCACACAGAACCGAGTAGCAAACCAAGGAGCCAGTCCAGTGAGGAGAGCAGTGTTCACCCTGAAGTGGAAATGCAGTTAATAGATTAA
- the haus6 gene encoding HAUS augmin-like complex subunit 6: MMSNVQDASGKYLWWYLQSMEFHLDVAASTKGKTNIKHLNLGVNMFDKPNKEASYLVVHFLFKKLNPSRVQDVFRHCWPVLDHKADAEFRKVTFGWLQEIVNEKGSNFPKVVASHLHSSSGPRFVNLMLHFAKYVMLKLMKPFSTDGSWVPEAAAVPASSQELEMKRFQMVKRRFQKVSVEQDALIQDYQKRARHLEKSLKDHKADDVKYDDLLKKHENKTNLEKDLLEKIRKVRSLWTEIDKALSRLEGERSVLASVIEGKVDQYVLDGRDISVKVPTVLLERMERSSHQTGAGSLYEGSQLVILRLLELLNVGLKLLSEERAKLSGPTSQLSHQHLQEQALLMNRSKETLKSMRRKLCKEDIPQVKSSIKTLELDWEKKWAECLNNTPLISFLNDDPVLDFLSPMPPLSFEAASEVSFKASIFSQYPAKLSELATQTLKAESCITEPEMKKDGDFLSSLPVEDKTEEILFSSCFASPRPMSPCIVPPVTPACVKGTSVAPTPSPVQASKRRPLFSQTKTSVLKPKPQILDLEYENLASQFAEAVTMSPVEGRRSSMELEQLLNTLADPFTTKKELPRTPESLIMDVRTSWRKAMEEGKAEKRHDKCQDSLSWLRTPVSEVKERNPSPETSSIRRDSAIQNTDPLPCSPLPSQKGSSLHSTVSWDNSQLEALSQSSSNIIHFSIVHETFPDAENDSFSCSDGSPEVREVEELLLPPVMSCSSEEETTGQTLRRPLDESPFSGRFKETNSDFMPLAIRTSPGLGSCSGEKVFSLDLDQLESFSSPRREELPLPNLVTFSPMDEF, encoded by the exons ATGATGTCTAATGTTCAGGATGCCAGTGGTAAATATTTATGGTGGTATCTCCAGAGTATGGAATTCCATCTCGATGTGGCTGCCAGCAcgaaaggaaaaacaaacatcaagCATCTGAATTTGGGGGT GAACATGTTTGATAAACCAAACAAGGAGGCCTCCTACCTTGTTGTCCATTTCTTGTTTAAGAAGTTGAATCCTTCACGTGTGCAGGATGTCTTTAG ACACTGCTGGCCAGTTTTGGATCACAAGGCTGATGCTGAATTTCGTAAGGTGACGTTTGGATGGCTCCAGGAAATAGTG AATGAGAAAGGGAGCAATTTTCCCAAGGTGGTTGCATCACATTTGCACTCTTCTTCTGGACCAAGATTCGTCAATCTTATGCTTCACTTTGCTAAATATGTCATGCTAAAATTGATGAAGCCTTTTAGCACag ATGGATCGTGGGTTCCGGAGGCTGCAGCAGTTCCAGCAAGTTCTCAAGAGTTGGAGATGAAGCGCTTTCAGATGGTGAAGAGACGCTTCCAGAAAGTGTCTGTGGAGCAAGATGCTCTGATTCAGGATTATCAGAAGAGAGCCAG acaTTTGGAGAAGTCTTTGAAGGACCATAAAGCAGATGATGTCAAGTACGATGATTTGCTCAA aaaacatgaaaacaagACAAACTTGGAAAAAGACCTTCTGGAAAAAATTCGCAAG GTTCGAAGCTTGTGGACAGAGATTGACAAAGCTTTGTCCAGGCTAGAAGGAGAGCGGAGTGTGTTGGCTAGCGTGATCGAGGGCAAGGTCGATCAGTATGTGCTGGATGGAAGGGACATTAGTGTGAAGGTTCCTACAGTTCTGCTGGAGAGAATGGAGAGGTCATCACATCAG acTGGTGCTGGCAGTTTGTATGAGGGAAGTCAGCTGGTCATCCTGCGGTTGCTTGAGCTTCTGAATGTGGGATTAAAACTCCTGAGCGAGGAGCGAGCCAAGCTTTCAGGTCCAACATCCCAGCTCAGCCACCAACATCTCCAGGAGCAAGCTTTGCTTATGAATCGTTCAAAGGAGACCCTGAAAAGCATGAG GCGCAAGTTGTGCAAGGAGGATATACCACAGGTAAAGAGCAGCATAAAGACTCTGGAGTTGGACTGGGAGAAGAAGTGGGCTGAATGTTTGAACAACACTCCGTTGATCTCTTTCCTCAATGATGATCCT GTTTTGGACTTCCTTTCCCCAATGCCTCCATTATCCTTTGAAGCAGCCTCTGAGGTTAGCTTCAAGGCTAGTATCTTTTCACAGTACCCAGCTAAACTTTCTG AACTAGCAACACAGACTCTTAAAGCTGAATCTTGTATCACTGAGCCAGAAATGAAAAAGGATGGTGACTTTTTAAG CTCTCTTCCAGTAGAGGACAAAACAGAAGAGATACTTTTTTCCAGTTGCTTTGCTTCACCCAGGCCCATGTCTCCATGTATAGTGCCCCCTGTAACCCCTGCTTGTGTTAAGGGCACATCAGTTGCTCCTACACCCAGCCCTGTTCAG GCTAGCAAGAGGAGACCCTTGTTTTCACAAACAAAGACCTCTGTATTGAAGCCAAAGCCTCAGATTCTGGATTTGGAATATGAGAATTTAGCAAGTCAG TTTGCTGAAGCTGTGACCATGAGTCCAGTGGAGGGAAGAAGAAGCAGTATGGAGCTTGAGCAGTTGCTCAATACATTAGCAGACCCGTTCACAACAAAGAAGGAGCTCCCTCGCACACCAGAAAGCTTGA tTATGGATGTCAGAACATCATGGCGGAAAGCAATGGAAGAAGGAAAGGCTGAGAAAAGGCATGACAAATGTCAAGATAGCCTGTCTTGGTTGAGAACACCGGTTTCTGAggttaaagaaagaaatcccAGCCCAGAAACTTCTTCCATAAGAAGAGATTCTGCAATACAGAACACTGACCCTCTACCCTGTAGTCCCCTTCCATCCCAGAAGGGGTCTTCTCTGCACTCTACTGTTTCCTGGGACAACTCCCAGCTGGAGGCTCTAAGCCAAAGCTCCAGCAACATCATCCACTTCAGCATTGTTCATGAAACCTTTCCAGATGCAGAGAATGATTCTTTCAGCTGCAGTGATGGCTCACCAGAGGTCCGGGAAGTGGAAGAACTTCTCCTCCCCCCAGTTATGTCATGTTCTTCTGAAGAAGAGACTACAGGCCAAACGCTTCGAAGACCTCTGGACGAGTCCCCTTTTTCAGGGAGGTTCAAGGAGACAAACTCTGACTTTATGCCATTAGCAATAAGGACAAGCCCAGGCCTGGGTAGCTGTAGTGGGGAGAAGGTGTTTTCTCTggatttggaccagctggagagCTTCTCTTCTCCTCGGCGAGAGGAGCTCCCCCTGCCCAATCTTGTAACATTCTCACCTATGGATGAATTCTAG